From the Debaryomyces hansenii CBS767 chromosome F complete sequence genome, the window TCTTCTTTAGTTTCccattcaaaaatatctCTTAAGGCCTTAGCAGTTCTTTCCTTGACACCAGGGTATTTGTTGTAAACGGAACCGTCAGCAGCACAATGGGCAGTCTTGTAACCTCTCTTCTTACAAATTGCGGCAATACCACAGACAAATAATCTAGCAGATCTTTCACCGATTAATTCAGCAAGACGACGAATGATCTTTCTTTCTGGCGAAGTGGTTTGAATAcctaattctttttggaATAATTCGGCAGTGTCGCTTAAGTTTTCAAATGGATCTTCTTCGATCCTAGAAGGGAATGAGGTATCTAAGATAAATTCGGTTTCTAACTTAGATAAATCTTGACCCTTGAagatcaatttcttttccttgGCTAAATCAAGTAAAATCAATCTCAAGACTTCACCTAAGTAGTAACCGGAAATCATCTTTTCATAAGATTGTTGGCCTGGTCTTGGAGATTGTTTGTCGATGAGAATATCATACTTCGTTCTTGGTAACACGACGAGTTCATTGTCAAATGCACCATATTCACAGTTGATTGCCATTGGGGCACTTTGGTCAACATCGCTTGGCATCTTGCCTTCCAACTTTGGAATATCACTAACAACATCATAGTAGGCACCATTACAACCAGTACCATAGATCAAACCCATTCTAGTCTCAGCATCGGTGTACATGGAAGCAACTAAAGTACCAGTGGTATCGTTAATCAAAGCAACAACATTGATTGGGACTCCAACCTTCTCGATAGCCTTTTGTAACATTGGAACAACGTCGTGGCCTTCAACACCATCGATATCCCAACCTTTAGTCCATCTTTGTAAAACACCAGTGTTGATAGACTTTTGACTTGCTGGGTAAGAGAAAGTGAAACCTAACGGTAAAGGTTTAGTGCACCCTTGTGggaattcttcttgaacGAACTTCTTCAAACATTCAGCAATGAAAGTCCACAATTCATCAGAAGTAGCAGTTCTCATGGTTTCTGGTAATGCGAACTTAGATTGAGTGGTATCGAAATCTCTGTTACCACCTAACTTAACTAACACAACTCTTAAGTTAGTTCCACCTAAATCAATAGCCAAATAGTCTCCCTTTTCCTTACCAGTTGGGAAATCTAAAACCCATCCTGGGATCATAGGAATGTTACCTCCTTGCTTGGATAACCCCTTTTCCAATTCACCAATGAAGTGTTCAGTGATTTTTTTTAAGGTGTCTGGAGAAACagtcaataattcttctaactCATTCAACTCCTTCATGAGATCTTCAGGAACATCGGTAAAAGTACCCTTTCTGTGCTGTGGAGGTTTTGGACCTAAGTGCACCATTTTCGTTTAATATCAAGTATAGatttatgaaaataaaattataaaatataaaatcaaatacttcttttcagaatatgaaattttcTGAGCTTATATACGTACCTGTCGtgtttcaataataacacTCGATATAGTGACGAATTATCAGTTGAGaagcaaaaaaaaatcgaCGATAAGACGGGCTCGCAATCTCGGGCATATTATTGAACACCGTGACGCAATATATTTTACAATCTAGAGATCTCCCAAACAATCTTATAATcccaaaaatatattcatgCACATCGGAATAGCGTCAGCTACAAGTGTATCTATATAGATTACTCTAAATATGTCAACTCAAAGTTTTACAAAGAAAGGTCTAATTTGGTCCACGTAATATTAATCCGACAATATGCGCAGTTATTAGTTTTTCCGCGAATAGCGGACAATGCTCATCCGTTTGAATCCCCATGGTCCACAAATGTACTCCAGAATGCCAGAAAAGCAATCCTGTTACAAAAGCTGTGAGAAATAGTGGAGGTTTATTAGCTTTTTAAATGCCTAGTCAcgaaaataatttttcattattatgaCGTGGTGACTATGTCGGAGTTCTGAATTTGGTAACGCGAAGACCACAATATATCATACATATGCAAATGTAGTACAATTACCGGAGATCTGAAATAAGTAGTATTCAGAGAGACCTGGAAGATCCCTATatgaaatgaaaattaGATTACCATAAATCTCTGGTATTTTCgtcaaatttcttcatgGATTGACCAACATTATCCAAGTTGACCTTTAACTCTTCCACATAAAGGCTGATTTCGTCAAAATTCTGTTTCTTATATAGAAGGTGCTTCAGGTCTTCGGCGTCATTGGCAAAAAATTCAGTGAGTCTTTCATTTACGGGGTTTCTAGTTTCTTCGGAAATTTGGTTAAGGAGTTGCGGAGTACTGGCATTAGGAGTGGCCACATTAAGTTTATACAATTGTTTTTGGTAATCTTTATCTGAGTAGCCTTTGAAATGCTGGTTGGACATCACCTCAAATAACTTATTCTGCAGtaatttcaacttctcgagttcttcattaaatgtGTCGTTAAAAAATGACCCTTTTAGTCTAACCTGGTGGGACATATTCTTGACATCGTCAAGAACATCAATTTGCGTCCAAAGTTTATCCAGATACGTCACGCTAGGTTTGGCTGTGGGTAATCTGTCTGTGGTCTTTATGCTTTGTACATCATTACTATATGTGTCTGTATTATTGGTATTTGTTCGAGATAATCGTGTAGTACTAGATCCCGATTTATTTGCCCTATGTCCGATATTATATCCAGTAGGTCCAATACTCGACATCGAGGATGTAGATGTACTATACGAGTGATGAGGTACCGATAGTTTGTCGGTATTGTTTCTAATCATGCTGTATTCAAAATAGTTTACTAATCATACTATCaaaggaattgaatatgattatattattttttttgcGCATTTGctaaatattcttcacTGAAACTATACCACCacagaattattttcatataGGCATATCCTACATTAGTCATAGACACTATTACTCAGAACGATAAACGTCAATCCTTTTACCAATTTGCATTTATTGAATGGGATGAAACACACATAATCTTAGTTCTAAATTTCATACGTTAAAACCcgaatttaattcaatGGCATGCTGATATGAACTCGTTAAAAGTACCTAATAACCTGTCCGTTGGGCTTGAAATCCAGAATACCAAACAAAATTTGCATAAGATCCCCTCTAGATCTCCAATTAAAAAGAAACTCAAGCCTTGGAAAAAATTGCTCTATTTACAGCAGCCGTATCCAGATAACTATACAAATGAATCTTTTCTTGCCCAGTTAAAAAGGAATACCACTGTTTCCAAATACTCTTACTGGAAGTTGGTTGACGATTTCACCTTAGTTGCATTTCATTTATCCAATCTATTGCTagtaattttgatatttacGGGAATTTACCTACAGTATTGGAATTCTGTTTGGCCCACCCTTATGAGCAGTTGTTGTTCTATAATTGGCTTCATAATATGGgatcaaatcaatatttcgTTAGCTGACCATAAAAATGAGGGATATTACCCAATTCCAATCTCGTCGCCAGCACTCTCCTCGGGACCCAAACCAAAAGTTAAATCCTTCctaatcattattttcattatcttgtTGCTATCTCCAGTTTTGAAGTCCTTAACCAAGTCTACTTCATCCGATTCTATATGGGCATTATCGCTTATTTTATGTCTTGCAAATACAATTTTCCATGATTATGGGGTTGATACTACAAGCAGCCAGTATATGCCTATAATTTCCACAAACATATCGTTATCCAATGCTATCGTACTTGCATCACGACTCAATTCTACAGTGCAGGTATTTTGCTTCATATTATTTGCAATTCAGATTAATATCCTATTACCACTTTTTGATTTCAGTATACGGAAACATTCACGAAGTAAACTATACCACAGATGTTTAGTCATATCTGTATCGGGTGTTGTATACTACTTAATTTCTATATTAATCGGATATAATGCTTTAATTGTGTGGGTATTAACGCAAGGAGGAATAGCATTTATAATGCCTAATTACTTCCTATCCCTTCAAAAGTACAAAAATGAACTACAAGGCCCTTGGGATATTGCTAAGCCTATTCTAAATACAAGTTAGTTTGCTCTTATACCATTCGAAACGTTgtttaaattcatattttacTAGCATATACTATATAGAAGGAATATATACAAATGTCGCAATAATGTCGTCGTATAATGTCGCGGTCAAAGTTCAATCGACAAAACTATTCTATGCTAAAGGTGTTAGTTACATTGTTAATCATTCAAGATTAATCCATTT encodes:
- a CDS encoding DEHA2F13992p (similar to uniprot|P04807 Saccharomyces cerevisiae YGL253W HXK2 Hexokinase isoenzyme 2) — encoded protein: MVHLGPKPPQHRKGTFTDVPEDLMKELNELEELLTVSPDTLKKITEHFIGELEKGLSKQGGNIPMIPGWVLDFPTGKEKGDYLAIDLGGTNLRVVLVKLGGNRDFDTTQSKFALPETMRTATSDELWTFIAECLKKFVQEEFPQGCTKPLPLGFTFSYPASQKSINTGVLQRWTKGWDIDGVEGHDVVPMLQKAIEKVGVPINVVALINDTTGTLVASMYTDAETRMGLIYGTGCNGAYYDVVSDIPKLEGKMPSDVDQSAPMAINCEYGAFDNELVVLPRTKYDILIDKQSPRPGQQSYEKMISGYYLGEVLRLILLDLAKEKKLIFKGQDLSKLETEFILDTSFPSRIEEDPFENLSDTAELFQKELGIQTTSPERKIIRRLAELIGERSARLFVCGIAAICKKRGYKTAHCAADGSVYNKYPGVKERTAKALRDIFEWETKEDLITIVHAEDGSGVGAAVIAALTEKRLEQGLSVGIQD
- a CDS encoding DEHA2F14014p (similar to CA4248|IPF4294 Candida albicans IPF4294), producing the protein MIRNNTDKLSVPHHSYSTSTSSMSSIGPTGYNIGHRANKSGSSTTRLSRTNTNNTDTYSNDVQSIKTTDRLPTAKPSVTYSDKLWTQIDVLDDVKNMSHQVRLKGSFFNDTFNEELEKLKLSQNKLFEVMSNQHFKGYSDKDYQKQLYKLNVATPNASTPQLLNQISEETRNPVNERLTEFFANDAEDSKHLLYKKQNFDEISLYVEELKVNLDNVGQSMKKFDENTRDLW
- a CDS encoding DEHA2F14036p (weakly similar to uniprot|P46961 Saccharomyces cerevisiae YPL076W GPI2 Protein involved in the synthesis of N-acetylglucosaminyl phosphatidylinositol) — its product is MNSLKVPNNSSVGLEIQNTKQNLHKIPSRSPIKKKLKPWKKLLYLQQPYPDNYTNESFLAQLKRNTTVSKYSYWKLVDDFTLVAFHLSNLLLVILIFTGIYLQYWNSVWPTLMSSCCSIIGFIIWDQINISLADHKNEGYYPIPISSPALSSGPKPKVKSFLIIIFIILLLSPVLKSLTKSTSSDSIWALSLILCLANTIFHDYGVDTTSSQYMPIISTNISLSNAIVLASRLNSTVQVFCFILFAIQINILLPLFDFSIRKHSRSKLYHRCLVISVSGVVYYLISILIGYNALIVWVLTQGGIAFIMPNYFLSLQKYKNELQGPWDIAKPILNTS